In the genome of Paenibacillus pabuli, the window TTATTTTGATTTCCATCAGAGCAAAGTTATAGGCTACATTCCATTTCACATGTACATTCTCTGTACGATACAAAGTGATGTGATATAAAATTTATTCTGGTATATAAGGAAGATCCAGTGTCTTCGGAACGTTGATGACATGTTTTTCGGTATACGTGCGGATCCCTTCCGCGCCGTATTCACGTCCAATACCTGATTGCTTGAATCCACCGAAAGGGAACCGAACGTCGAGCCCCTGCACAGCAGCGGTATTGATCATGGTCGTTCCAGCCTCGAGTTGACGTGCGACCGAGATGGCCTCCTCTTCGTTGCCCCACACAGAACTCGTCAATCCATATATGCTCTCATTGTGTAGATGAATTACCTGCTCTTCATCGTCAAATGGCAGGATCGGAACCGTAGGACCAAACTGTTCCTCCACCACAATCGGATCATGAACATCGCAACCCAAAACAAGCGTTGGTTGTAAGAAGTAACCTTGGTCAAACAGCTTCTGATCCAGAATTTGCCCGAGAGGGATGACCTTAGCCCCGCGCTTTTGCGCATCTTCCACCAAACCAAGCACGTAATTCTTCTGCTTCAGGTTATTCACCGGACCTACTGTGGTATTTGAATCAAACGGATCACCAATTCGAATCCAGCGATTCGCCGCCTCTATATATTTTTCCACAAATTCATCATAAATCGAACGGTGTACATACACACGTTTGGCGATCATACAGATCTGTCCTGTTGTTAAGAAATTAGAAATGACAATCCGGCGCATCGCTCGCTCATCATGAACATCAAAGCTTTCCAAGAAGATCGCCGCATCATTACCACCAAGCTCAAGCGTCATATCCTTAATCGTTTCCGAAGCTGCTTTGATAATATACTTAGCCGTCGCAGTCCCACCTGTAAAGGCGATCTTCGTAACATGAGGATTCGTGGTCAGTTCAACGCCCACATCCGCATCACCATGAACGACATTGATTACTCCAGCCGGGAACTCACTCGCAATAATCTCTGCCACCTTCGCTGCCGCCAGTGGTGCTAATGGGCTGGGTTTAAGCACAATCGTGTTGCCCGCAAGTAAGGCAGGAGCAATCTTAATCGTAGATAAAGCAATGGGGTAATTCCATGGACTAATCGCTGCCACCACACCAATGGGATCATAGGAAAGAATCGTTTTACCATTCTCATGCTCTTTGATCTCTTCCTGTAGAGCCGATTTTGCTTCATTACAAGCAAACTCCATCCACATTAACGAAGCATAAATTTCACCGTGTGCATCATACAGCGGCTTGCCATGCTCTCTAGACAGCAAATGTACAATTTCATTCTCAGCTGCTCTAATCTTTCCAATCGCCTTGCGCATCATTATAATGCGTTCATCAATGGAGGTCTGCTTCCATGTTTTAAAAGCCCCTGCCGCCGCTTCAATCGCTTCAACCGCTTGTTCTTTTGTAGTGACAGGGAAATAACCTACGATCTCCGTTGGTTTGGCCGGGTTCTCTTTTGCTAACTGCGAAAGGGATTTTACATTCTGACCATTAATGAACGCTTCAACGATAACTGTCTCTTGGTCTGCTTGGATCGTCATTTTAGATCCCCTCCGTTATTTAGATGGATTATTTCCAAACTTCTTCTGCAATTTCCTTCACATAACGAAGTTTACGCCATTGTTGTTCTTCCGTTAGAATATTGCCTTCTTCTGTAGACGAAAAGCCACATTGGGGGCTCAAACATAGTTGCTCAAGGGGTACATAGGCTGCCGCCTCTGCAATCCGAGCTTTAATGTGTTCTTTATCCTCTAACTCGCCTGTTTTCGATGTGAGTAAACCAAGCACGATTTTCAAATCTGTTCGATTCACATATTGTAATGGCTCAAAACCACCTGAGCGCTCATCATCAAATTCCAGGAATAATCCATCTACGTTTAAGCCTCCAAAGATAACTTCAGAAGCGTACTCGTAACCACCCGTTGAGAAATAATTTGATTTATAGTTACCACGACAAATATGCATCGTTACAACTAAATCTGTCGGTTTATGAGCCAAAGTCTCGTTAATCATTCGCTGCATCGTTTTCAACTCTTCCGCCGGTTCCAGACCTTTGGCACGCAGCTTATCATGACCAGCTTCTGAGAATAGATCTGCCCAAGCGGTATCATCTAATTGCAGGTATCGACATCCCGCATCATAGAAGGCTTGAATGGCTTTTTGATACGCCGCAATCGTATCCTGAAGGAATTGCTCCCGGTCCGTATAGATATTGGCGCCATTTTCCAATCGATATAGAAGCATGTTGGGACTTGGAATGGTCTGTTTCGCCACTGCGTCACCTGCATGCTTTTTCAAAAACTCAAAATCCTCAACAAAGGGATGACTCGAGAAATCAACTTTACCAACAACACGAATCCCGCCCTTACGCGTTTGCATATTATGGAATTTCGGTCCATCTATTTGCTCATACAACTCTACGCCATCCATGCCACCCAGAAAATCAAAATGCCACCAGCTTCTGCGGAATTCACCATCCGTAACTGCCAATATGCCATTTTCCTTCTGCTTTTCAATGATTCGAATAATCTCTTGATCTTCCACAGCTCTTAATTCTTCATATGTGATGTTGCCTGATTTATATTGTTCACGTGCCTGACTTAAATTTGCAGGACGTAGAAAGCTACCTACATGATCATTACGAAATGGTATCATATATATTTCTCCTTCTAACTTTTTGGTCTAATGAGTATAGCATGGTCAAAAGGAATGCTTGCTATATGAAAAAAGCATGGCTAGTCATAGCTTTTAACAATAGCCAAAAGACCAGACATTATAGAAATTGCCCAGAAATATATAGAACAAGAACACAACGTATGGAACAATGGGTCTTATAGAAGTAATTACGGAAGATCAGATTAGAAGACAGTTTGAAGTGAACGTTTTTGGTCAATTCCGAGTGACTAAGGCCATGATGCCACACTTTAGATCCACTCAAGAAAGTCTGCTGATAATCCCTTCTATGGGTGGAAAAGTAACTTTTCCTACGATGTCCCTGTATCATTCATCCAAATTCGCGGTGGAGGGTTTTTCTGAGTCGGTATCTTATGAATTAGCATCACAAAACATCAAAGTAAAACTAATTGAACCGGGTGCTATTCAAACGGATTTTGGCGGAAGATCGATGGAGTTCTAATTTAATGATGCATTAACAGAATATAAGGTATTTACTACTGCATTTCGGAGTAGGGGCTATCGACGAAATGCGGCCCTGGGGCCGCCTATCCTTTGAGCGTATTGAATTGAGAGCCGAATGTCACTTATAACCGCAACCAGGCCGACCGGTTATACAAGAGTACGAATAACATCGACCGTAGCCTTATGTTCTGCTCCGATCTCCATTCTCCAGCATGTCAAGCAGCAGGCTGGAAAGCGGGGCTGGAACTTGTGCATTTTGCGCCGCCGACAGCAAGAGGCCGACATCTTTCTGCGGAATTTTACTTTCGGATATGGATGACTTCTCGGCAATCATTTTGCCGTAGCTTTGATAGATTGGGGCGGTAAACAGTGTGCTCGTAAGCATATTAACCGCCGCAGTGGGATCAACACCGCTGCGCTCAGCTATTCCTCTAGTGCTTCTTCCATTGAGCGTGCGGCGGAGACAATAAGGAAGTTACCGATCAGTTTGATGATTACAGCCGAACCGGCTTCCTCGCCAAAGTCAAAAATCCCCTTAGCTCCCATAGCATCCAGCATCGGCCGGACCCGCTCCTTTGCTTCCTTGGGACCCGCTATTGGAATCCACAATTGCCTGGCAGCGGCTGCCTCCGGCCGTCCAAAGATAGGCGCCTCAACATAGACGGAGCCATGCCGCGCGTGCAGATCCGCCAGCTTCCTGCCTGTATCCGGCGACACCGTACTCATTGATACATGAATACCGCCTATGCCCAGGCGTTCTAGGAAATCTTCGCTTTTGACGACATCTTCCAATGCTTCATCGTCCCAAACCAAGGTGACGACGATGCCACCGGTTGTCACGGTGTCAGCTGGACGAACCACCTGCAGTGCACCTTGGGCCACGAGCGGCTCCGCTTTTTCCGGGGTGCGGTTGTATACGGTCAATGCATATCCTGCTTGGAGCAGATTGGTAGCGACTGGCATACCAAGCAGTCCGAGTCCGATAAATCCAATGTTTTCTCTCATGAATTTAACCTCCATAGAATACTAAACATGACGTTAACGTCATGTTTTGAGCAAAAAAATTAATCGCTTTCATTGGTCTCGAGCCATCGCTCGAAACGTTCTATATTCGACTGCAAATCGCTGCGGAACTGCCCAAGCGCTTCAAGCTTCTGGTCCGTGTCGGCCAGATGTTGGCGCAGTATGCCGAGGACTTTCCGTTTCGGCAGCACCCCGCTCGTATCCGTAAAGTAAAGCTCGATTACGTCCCGAATTTCCTCCAAACTTAGGCCAATCTTCTTCAACTGATCGATCTTATGCAGACGAGCAACCGTTTCTTCCGTGTAGTAATGATGACCATTGCCTTCGCGCTCGCCAGATGGAAGCAATCCAATGCTCTCGTAATAGCGAACCGTGCGCTGGGTTACCCCGGCTCGTTCTGTCAAATCTCCAATGCGCATGCGGTTCATGATGTATCACTCCTTTCAAGATACAATATGACGTTAACGTCATGTTTGCACGATAGCATTTGGATTGAAAAATGTAAAGTCACCTGAACTTCGCCCTACTTGTGATACGGTTCACCTTAAAGGGGTCTATCGGTGAAAAACTCGCCGCGGCGCTTAACCGCCAACCTTCTTGGCTCATTAAATCAAAGCAAAGCGTAATCCCAGGGCTACTATTAAGCTTTCGCAACATACCCAAAAGGCCGTTGAAGTAATCAGCGGCCTAGATGTTGGTGATTCAACTATCGTGTCCCGTCAGTTGAACAAAGGGCTACCACTCGGCAGCACTTTCATTATTGAGCTATAAGTTACCCAAAGACTTCTTTGCCAAGTATTCCATCAACAAGATCAAATCATCGTCAGGTTTGTCATTCCTGTTCTTGTGATGTCTCTACTTTCACATTTCGTTCCTCAAACACACGCTTTGCTACAGAAATAGCGTTGAGTACGCGTGGGAAACCTGTATAGGATATGCAATGGGTAATCGCTTCAACGACTTCATTCGTAGAGAGACCAACATTAAGAGCCCCGTGAATATGGGCATGAAGTTCTGACTCGACTCCACCTTGGGTTGTCAGGGAAGCAATCGTCAACAGTTGCCGCTGTTTTGGATCCAGTCCTTCTCTGGAATAAATATCGCCAAATGCAAACTCGATAATGTAGTTAGCAACGTCAGGAGCAATATCTTTCAGTGATTCGATTACACGTTCTGCTGCTCCTCCGCCCCCGCCTACTTCCATTAGTTTGTTCCAACCTCGTGCGTAGCGCTCTGCCGTCATGTTGCAGCCTCCTAGTAAGATTCAAGTGAAACGAATGGTGAAGCTAGTCGAGCAAAGCAGTCCTTGCATCTTCTTTCAATTGTTCTAGAGTTAGAGCCGCGCAAGCAGTCATCGGCATATTTAAATAAATCAACAAAGCTTATGACTGAGACAAAATTCCTTTAACAAACAATGAGACACTGTGCTTGTAGAACTCTTCCTCGGTGACGAGTTGGGACTGATATTGCCGGTGAATCAGCTCACTCATCTGAAATCCGTAACATATCGAGAGAAAAGACATAGCGGTAAGACGCTCATCCTGTCTAGCGATAACTTTTTTCTTCTGCAGGCGTTCAAAATATTCAACCAGCAAGGAGTGCAGCTTCACTGGCGGATCGGCCAGCACTCTGTCCAATTCGGGAAGCATTCCTTTGTCACGGATGCCAATCAAAATGATGTCCGCATTTTTATGGAAAAACGAACGGTACTGCTGGCTTACATTCAGCAGATCGACTTCCGGATTATCGGTCGCGTCCTCTTTTAACAGCTTCTCAAATTGAGGGATATCTGCATGTCTTTCAACGATGGCTTCCAATATGCCTTGCTTGCTTCCAAATTGCCGAAAAATCGTAGATTCATTGACTTTAGCTTCCGTTGCAATGGCTTTGGTGCTTACTCCCCGATAGCCCTTCTTTTTGATGAGCTGTGTCGCGGCTTCAATGATTCTGTCTGAAGTATTCATTGTATTTCTCCTTTTGCATATGTTAAACCTATTCTACTACAAGTTTTGCATATGCAGCAGGATCGGGGGTTCATCTTTCATAAACGTTTTATTTAAGGAAAATCGCTTCTTTTTTCCCAGCGGCTTGGTTCCGTAATCTTGACATGTTCAGGCACAAATTGCGTGAGCGTGCCTAATTTATCGAATGTAATTTGGATTCGGTCAGAGGGCAACAACCATTGTTCGGTCTCGATTGCGCAGCAATCTGGTATCGTCCCCATTCCTATAATCGTGCCTGGGAGCGGCGTGAAAACTTTGAGAACCTCCTCCATCACTTTCCCAGGGTGTGCAGAATACTCGGAAGTGCTTCCCTTCCAGTGCAGTCTCTCCCCGATGCGTACATCCACATCTAGTGCCAGCGGGTTGTCGATTTCATCCGGCGTAACCAGAAATGGTCCTATTCCTTTGCTGCGATCAAAATCTTTGCAGCGCGTCGGTCCGGTCAGCGCCTGGAAATCCGGCCACTGCACATCGCGGACAGTACTGTCGTTAAAAATAACATAACCTGCGATGCAATTCCCCTTCCCTGTAACAAAGGCCAGCTCCGGCTCGATATCCAGGTATGAAGAGTATGATGGCCAATGAATCGTATCCCCATTGCCAATTAAAGCATTATGGTTACACTTGTAATAACTGAAATTCACTTTATTCGGATCTTGCTGGAATTTTTCGGCGATTTTTTGTTTAAGCTCTTCTCTTTCCGGCCCTGTATATTCTCTTTGCAGCAGATTTACGCCAGCATTTCTTAGATGTCTTGGCGTCAGCCCGAAATCGATAAGCGCAGCCGGATTCGGAACCGGCGGCAGCAGTTTTACCGCTGCAATCGGGCAGATTTCATTTTCATTGAATTGATGCGACTGTTCGACAGCATATTGCATCAATTCCTTAGCGGCATCATAACTTGCCGGCAAATAATGAAGATAGCTGTCCATACTTTCAAGACTGTCAGAGAATGTTCCCTGCTTTTTCATGATTGCAGCAAAAGACACGACAAAGTTCTCGTTAATTACAAGTCCAAACAAAGGTACCTGCGATGTCTTGGTTTGAAAGGTTACTAGCTTCATGTTGCAGCGCCTCCATCCATGTATTGTGATGTTGTTCTGTTACAATCATAAAGCATAGAGTGAATGCATGCAAGTACTTGCTTGCATTTATGTTTTCCATTCTCTATAATCAAGACATATTCAGTATGCCTTATCCCAAAAACATATACGCAAAGGAGAATTTTCATGAAGTATGGACGTATTATCCAAAAACCTCGCGTTAAATTTTTTGAAGTCGCAGCTGGCGTCTTTGCCGGTATTTCGCCGTATCGCGGCATCAGTTGGGCCAATGCCGGGTTCATCAACAAGGGTGAAGGGCTGGTGTATGACACGTTTTTCGATTTGTTCCATGCGCGGGAAATGCGGGAGGCTTTTAAGGAAGTAAGCAACGGCGGCTCTCCCGCATATGTGGTGAACTCGCACTATAACAGCGACCATGCCTGGGGAAACAAAGTGTTTGAAGATGCTTGCATTATTATGCACAAGGAAGCATCCAGAGAGCGTCTCACCGAAAATATCACCTGGATGGACAACGTCATCAGAAGAGGAAAGGATTCTCTGGAATCGACTTCGGGCGAGCGGTTTTTTGCAGCGGAATTTGAAGGATTCGACCTGGAAGGCGTAGAATGGGTACACCCGAATATTGAGATAAAGGACGATATCAGCATCCGTCTTGACGATACGGAAGTCATGATTTACAACGTAGCTCCGGCCCACTCCGACAGTGACTTGCTGCTGTGGATGCCAAAAGAAAAAGTGCTGTTCGCCGGCGATGTCGTGTTTAACGGTTGTACGGCATACAGCGAAGAGGGAACCCTCAATTGGGTTAAAGTGCTTGATCGCATTATTGATGAAATTAAACCCGAAATCGTTGTTCCAGGACATGGCGCCATCTGCGGCCTGGACTTCGTAAAGGAGCAGAGGGACTACCTCCTGAACCTGATCAGCGAGTTCAACAAGCATTACAATGACGAAATTGATTCCTTGTCCCTTACCAAGCAAATTGATATTTCCCGCTTCCTTCATTGGATTCAGCCAGAACGCTTGTATGTTACAGTGGATATCCTATTGAAAAGCAAACGAGGGTTATCACCCCTTCCAGCTTGGAACGAGGTGCCTGCTAAGCTGGAAGACATGAAAGCTTTTTTGGCCGGAAAATATGGCAATCAGATCAAGCCATGGGACCCTATGAGTGTCTGGCAAGAATAGCAATTTTGAAGCTAGCGTACGAACAACGAAAAACGGCCCTGTCGCAAAACGATGCGAACAGCGGCCGTTTTTTTCAATTGTTCCACGGAATTAAAATCGGCGCTTAGAACCGATTATGAAGAAAAAATGGCTGATTGTTTCCTTGGTTTACGTCCTCAAATGCATTTATTCCCATAATTTTTCGCCGTCACTTATGGTACGGCTCATTCCAGGTTTCAGTTCAGGATTACTCCCTGTACGCTATTTGCTCCTGAGCGAGACGGATCAATTCCCTAACCATGGAACCGCCAATTTTGCCTCCGACTTGGCCTGCTGATTCCGTTGTCAGTTGACCATTATTTCCTGGGTACAGAGGTACACCAAGCTCTTTCGCCACTTCATATTTTACATCGTCTGGTTGATTCGGATTTACGGTATATCCTTCGCGCTTCATTACATCTGCTTTGAACGCCTGCATTCCCTGTTCAACCCCTGGCACCGCATATTTTCTCCTTCTTCTTGCCATCATACAGCACTCCCCTCGATGTTATTCCCTAACTTGCCCGGAAGCACAAAATTTCATCCCTATTCCCTAAAATTTATGAGTTGAATCATCATCACCTCTTAATCTCTCGATCAAAGAACTTTTGATTATTTTACTATAGACGAAGAAGCTGTTTTTGCTCTCAATTTAGCAAGGTTCTCCCCATGAAATCCCTTCACAATTAACCAGACTGCCAAGCTCATCTCGTAAACGCCCACAGGAAGCGCCATCAATCCTTTTACCGCCGAATAGGGTCCGATGATCCCAAACATTTGCAGCAAACCAGCTAAAAATACCATAACCGCTGTAATCATTCCGAAAATCGCTAACGGTTTAGGCACATAGCCTGTTCGATAAAGCAAATAACTATACAGACTCGTATTTATGCCCAACATGAGATTTGGACCCAACATAGCCGTCCAGCGATAAATTGACTGCATCAACAGCCCTATGGGTTCAAAATTGGTTTTACTTGCTAAGTTGGTTGGTTCATAATGTGAACTAAGTTGTAACAAACCCAATATACTTACGAGACCAATCGCAATAAAAACAGCTTCCATAAACCGGAAACAAAGATACCCTAGTGCAAGATGCTCATTCCAATGCCGAACGTAGGGAAACAGCATGGCTGCTGTACCAACAGCCGTTACCATAAGTAAGAGATCATTTAATACACCGATTAAGACCTTTGTTTCCGATCCATTTGCCACGGCCATCTGCCATTGTTCTGACAGAACCGGCCCATACAAAACAACCGCTATGATTGACGTCACTGCAGCAAGGATATAAAAAATCCCCAGTATCCTTGCATTCCTTCGGTCTCGCGTCATCTATTTTTCCTCCTAAGACAATAAATTTATTTGCTGATGAACGTATGGTATACTTGCCACAAAACTTGATATAAGGAGTAATTATGGACCATAACGAAGTCATTGAACGTGCTTTGATCCATATCGAGGACCATTTACAACAGTCCTTAACCGTAGAATCCGTCGCCAATACCTTCAACATGTCTAAATACTATTTTCATCGGCTGTTTTCCGCTATGATGAGCTGTTCGTTAAACCAATACATTCTATCCAGAAGATTGAATGCATCTTTAACCTTTATTCAAAACAAAAACAGCTCTCTAACCGATATTGCCTATCAGCTCAACTTCGGTACACAAGCCTCATTCACTCGTGCTTTCAAACGACAATACGGCGTAGCTCCAAGTTCTTTAAAAACAGGACTTACAACCATCTCTCCTGTCACCATACCTACAGTGGTGAAGAGACCTATAAAAAACATTAACGGTGATATCGTCACGGATTTCACACTGACCGAATTCAAGGAGACCCGAATCAGTGGGATCGCTTTTGAAGTGGATTTAGCCAATGATGATTACAAGGAGAAGATTCGCGCACATTCAGAAATGCTGTTGAGTCATATTGATGAAACCATAGATGGTCCCTGTTATGTCATTTATTCAAACTGTCAACCCGATTCAACTCGGTTTAAGGTACTGTTTGGGATCCCAAGCAGCATTGAAATTGATAAACCTTATTTTTTCACGGTTGATGTGCCACAGATTTTTTGTGCAAGGTTCAACTATTGTGGTGAAATACTTGACATTGGGGATGTACTGGAAAACGACTATGCCAGATTTCTAAAGATTTCCAAGCAGGAAACAGCAGAAACCGATATTGAACTCATTCAAGCCTTTGATGACGTCCACCATCTGGATTCGACCTATCATATCTATGCGCCTATCAAAAAACTCCCTACCGATTCTGCTCTGTAAGATCGCGGCTCGCTTCTCATTCTGTCTGCTCCTTTCTTTGCTCGAATTTGATCATTCCTTTTCTGCAAATAAAATAACATAACGGGTTTCGCTCGACTTTCCACATCTTGCTGTAATTAGGAACGAAAAAAACATCTCTCACGAGATGCACCCTATTTTGGCTCTTGGATCTGCCAGCGAGCCAATCCTTGTTTATATCCGTAGCCGTAACTCCCGGCCTTACCGCATTAACCGTAATCCCCTTCGATGCGAAATGTGGATCCAAGGGCAAGGTAAGTGTCTCAATAGCCCCTATTCCCACGGTTACCGTAATCTTAGAGTGAACAGAAAAAAAGCCAATCAGAATTCTGACTGGCCAGATAATAGGAAGGAGGCGTCGGGTCGCCTGCAGCCGCACATGTGCTCGGGGTCCACCTCGGCTAATGACCGCGAAATATCAGAAGTGGCTTCTGATTTCTATAAATTGATTTTCGCCCTACTTATGATACGTTCACCGGGCTGTCTGTAACGGCAAGTTTTGGGGCTGAATTTGGCCTCTTTATACGTCTAACCCCTTGCCGCCAACGGGACGGAGTCGAACCGGTTCTACGCCTTCGATTAAAGGACGTGCGCGTTGAATGACGGCCAGCACTTCTTCGTTCTTGAGAGAGTCGGCATGAGCCTCTGCATCGCTCCACAGCTCAGTGACCCAGATCGTATCGGGGTCATCTACGGATTCATTGATAATATAGAGCTCACAGCCCAACATATCCTTCAAGCTACGCGAAGCTTCCAGCAATAATAAAACGAGTTCATCCCGTTTCCCGGGGCTGGCCGTCAATTTCCCGTACATCGCAAATTTGTTCATATCCACTCTTCATCCCTTCTTATCCTCTGATTTTATTTGCATCGCTTCGTAGTGTTTAAACATTTCGAGGCTGACCTCAGCCATTCGATCGATTAATATTTGCGGCTCAAGTATCTCGAGAGACTTCCCGTACGGAAGAAGAAAGTACGGAACATATGTTTTCAGCGACAGTTCTCCTAGCTTAAAGAGAGCTTCGCCGGGCTGCCTGCGTTCGATCAGCGCATGACCAAACAGCCAATGCTTGCATAGCTCGTTAAGCGCGTGTTCGTGTCCCTGAAGCCTTACGATGACTAGCGTCTCGGCTTCGAGCGAATCCGGAAGTAAAGAATGCAAGAGGAAATCCCTCGCGGAAAAGGCAGCCGGACGTTCGAAGCGGGTATCCGCCGCCTCCAAACGGACGATGCGATCCACTCGGAAGCTTCGGATCTCTTGCCGCAACCGGCAAAACCCTGCAACGTACCATATCCCTTTCCAATGCACGATGCCGTAGGGGTCGAGGACTCGATGGCTTGGAGTAAGCTCCGGTCCTTTGGCATAGTCCATGTTCAGCGACTCTCCTCGGGCTACGGCCTCCTCTAACCGTTTGAGCAATTCAAGTTCTCTCGCGTCCGTGGGTGTCTGGATGACGGCAAGCCCGCTGCTATGTCTATTAATCCACTCAAGTTGCTCTTCATTTGTGTATCGCTTCAGCTTATCGACCGCTCGAGAAAGCGCATCCGTGAACGGATAACCCGCTTCCCGTGCGAAGACGGATGCATGTACGAGCGCCTTCTGCTCTTCGGAATCGAAGAGCAGCGGAGAATCAACAAATTCACCAAGAAGTCGGTAACCGCCGTTCGGACCGGAATCGGCAATAATCGGGGCTCCGCTCGCGCACAGTGAATCAATGCATCGGTATACGGTGCGAACATGAATCTCCAAATCGTCCGCAAGCTGTTGCGCCGTCACCCGCTTTCCCGAACGAAGCAACCATAGTATGGACAGCATATTATCCGCTTTTGACAAACCGTTCTTCACTCCCTAGACCGTTATCTTGAAAAGCATATAGCCTATCGCTTCTATTTATTTCATTGTAAAGGAACTTAGATTAAAGGCGCTATCCCTTTCTCGACCCAAGCATCGTAAGTCGGACCGTAAACATTAGGCATTCGAAGTCCGGCCTGGCGCATGAGAACGGTCATCTGTCCGCGATGATGCGCTTGGTGCATGATCGTATAACGAAGGGAACTTCCGTTCAGCCAAGCTTCCTCGTGAATCATGACCGACTCGCGCAAAGATTCGTCATTCCACTGCGTTCGAACCGCGTTCAGCAAATTCT includes:
- a CDS encoding carboxymuconolactone decarboxylase family protein, whose amino-acid sequence is MTAERYARGWNKLMEVGGGGGAAERVIESLKDIAPDVANYIIEFAFGDIYSREGLDPKQRQLLTIASLTTQGGVESELHAHIHGALNVGLSTNEVVEAITHCISYTGFPRVLNAISVAKRVFEERNVKVETSQEQE
- a CDS encoding alpha/beta-type small acid-soluble spore protein; amino-acid sequence: MMARRRRKYAVPGVEQGMQAFKADVMKREGYTVNPNQPDDVKYEVAKELGVPLYPGNNGQLTTESAGQVGGKIGGSMVRELIRLAQEQIAYRE
- a CDS encoding MerR family transcriptional regulator — encoded protein: MNRMRIGDLTERAGVTQRTVRYYESIGLLPSGEREGNGHHYYTEETVARLHKIDQLKKIGLSLEEIRDVIELYFTDTSGVLPKRKVLGILRQHLADTDQKLEALGQFRSDLQSNIERFERWLETNESD
- a CDS encoding NAD(P)-dependent oxidoreductase: MRENIGFIGLGLLGMPVATNLLQAGYALTVYNRTPEKAEPLVAQGALQVVRPADTVTTGGIVVTLVWDDEALEDVVKSEDFLERLGIGGIHVSMSTVSPDTGRKLADLHARHGSVYVEAPIFGRPEAAAARQLWIPIAGPKEAKERVRPMLDAMGAKGIFDFGEEAGSAVIIKLIGNFLIVSAARSMEEALEE
- a CDS encoding TetR/AcrR family transcriptional regulator, which codes for MNTSDRIIEAATQLIKKKGYRGVSTKAIATEAKVNESTIFRQFGSKQGILEAIVERHADIPQFEKLLKEDATDNPEVDLLNVSQQYRSFFHKNADIILIGIRDKGMLPELDRVLADPPVKLHSLLVEYFERLQKKKVIARQDERLTAMSFLSICYGFQMSELIHRQYQSQLVTEEEFYKHSVSLFVKGILSQS
- a CDS encoding 5-methyltetrahydropteroyltriglutamate--homocysteine S-methyltransferase; amino-acid sequence: MIPFRNDHVGSFLRPANLSQAREQYKSGNITYEELRAVEDQEIIRIIEKQKENGILAVTDGEFRRSWWHFDFLGGMDGVELYEQIDGPKFHNMQTRKGGIRVVGKVDFSSHPFVEDFEFLKKHAGDAVAKQTIPSPNMLLYRLENGANIYTDREQFLQDTIAAYQKAIQAFYDAGCRYLQLDDTAWADLFSEAGHDKLRAKGLEPAEELKTMQRMINETLAHKPTDLVVTMHICRGNYKSNYFSTGGYEYASEVIFGGLNVDGLFLEFDDERSGGFEPLQYVNRTDLKIVLGLLTSKTGELEDKEHIKARIAEAAAYVPLEQLCLSPQCGFSSTEEGNILTEEQQWRKLRYVKEIAEEVWK
- a CDS encoding fumarylacetoacetate hydrolase family protein — encoded protein: MKLVTFQTKTSQVPLFGLVINENFVVSFAAIMKKQGTFSDSLESMDSYLHYLPASYDAAKELMQYAVEQSHQFNENEICPIAAVKLLPPVPNPAALIDFGLTPRHLRNAGVNLLQREYTGPEREELKQKIAEKFQQDPNKVNFSYYKCNHNALIGNGDTIHWPSYSSYLDIEPELAFVTGKGNCIAGYVIFNDSTVRDVQWPDFQALTGPTRCKDFDRSKGIGPFLVTPDEIDNPLALDVDVRIGERLHWKGSTSEYSAHPGKVMEEVLKVFTPLPGTIIGMGTIPDCCAIETEQWLLPSDRIQITFDKLGTLTQFVPEHVKITEPSRWEKRSDFP
- a CDS encoding MBL fold metallo-hydrolase produces the protein MKYGRIIQKPRVKFFEVAAGVFAGISPYRGISWANAGFINKGEGLVYDTFFDLFHAREMREAFKEVSNGGSPAYVVNSHYNSDHAWGNKVFEDACIIMHKEASRERLTENITWMDNVIRRGKDSLESTSGERFFAAEFEGFDLEGVEWVHPNIEIKDDISIRLDDTEVMIYNVAPAHSDSDLLLWMPKEKVLFAGDVVFNGCTAYSEEGTLNWVKVLDRIIDEIKPEIVVPGHGAICGLDFVKEQRDYLLNLISEFNKHYNDEIDSLSLTKQIDISRFLHWIQPERLYVTVDILLKSKRGLSPLPAWNEVPAKLEDMKAFLAGKYGNQIKPWDPMSVWQE
- a CDS encoding aldehyde dehydrogenase family protein, which codes for MTIQADQETVIVEAFINGQNVKSLSQLAKENPAKPTEIVGYFPVTTKEQAVEAIEAAAGAFKTWKQTSIDERIIMMRKAIGKIRAAENEIVHLLSREHGKPLYDAHGEIYASLMWMEFACNEAKSALQEEIKEHENGKTILSYDPIGVVAAISPWNYPIALSTIKIAPALLAGNTIVLKPSPLAPLAAAKVAEIIASEFPAGVINVVHGDADVGVELTTNPHVTKIAFTGGTATAKYIIKAASETIKDMTLELGGNDAAIFLESFDVHDERAMRRIVISNFLTTGQICMIAKRVYVHRSIYDEFVEKYIEAANRWIRIGDPFDSNTTVGPVNNLKQKNYVLGLVEDAQKRGAKVIPLGQILDQKLFDQGYFLQPTLVLGCDVHDPIVVEEQFGPTVPILPFDDEEQVIHLHNESIYGLTSSVWGNEEEAISVARQLEAGTTMINTAAVQGLDVRFPFGGFKQSGIGREYGAEGIRTYTEKHVINVPKTLDLPYIPE